In a single window of the Anaerocolumna cellulosilytica genome:
- a CDS encoding helix-turn-helix transcriptional regulator, which translates to MMKIERLLAITNYLLSNKRVTAQMLSMRFNVSTRTVMRDINTLSLAGIPVVTYYGSDGGYEILDSFKLDRQLVGEKQFSYVITALQGLQTAFDNDELNDTLEKMQAIAPEGTGEILLDFGVLRENNNTNDKLILLQRAINIRQKVIFSYTNADNEEKDHEVEPVATMYKWYNWYLLCYCPKYEL; encoded by the coding sequence ATGATGAAGATTGAAAGATTACTTGCAATAACGAACTATTTACTCTCAAATAAAAGAGTAACTGCTCAGATGCTGTCAATGCGATTTAATGTATCTACAAGAACTGTGATGAGAGATATTAACACTCTCTCTTTAGCAGGAATACCTGTCGTTACGTATTATGGATCAGATGGTGGATATGAAATACTTGATTCATTCAAGTTGGATCGGCAATTGGTAGGAGAAAAACAATTTTCATATGTTATTACTGCCTTACAAGGGTTACAAACCGCATTTGATAATGATGAGTTGAATGATACATTGGAAAAGATGCAAGCGATTGCGCCAGAGGGAACTGGTGAAATTTTATTAGATTTTGGAGTCTTAAGGGAAAATAATAATACGAATGACAAATTGATTCTTTTACAAAGAGCTATTAACATTCGACAAAAAGTTATATTTTCATATACAAATGCAGATAATGAAGAAAAAGACCATGAGGTTGAGCCGGTTGCAACGATGTATAAGTGGTATAATTGGTATCTACTATGTTATTGTCCTAAATATGAACTATAG
- a CDS encoding IS3 family transposase (programmed frameshift), whose amino-acid sequence MSTSKNGTRYDEDFKRTLVNLYQSGGKTQAVLCKEYGVSLTALTRWIKQYSTVKTDDGEVLTAKQVKDLQKRNAQLEEELLILKKANCHLHATLQQRLDAVHKLRFQHDIKILCNVLGVNRSTYYKHFHSVPAERTKENQEIAKRILHIYADYNKRLGAYKITYVLQRDHGIHISVGRVYRLMKTLQLPRMSTVKPYRNYRHKDTGNCTNHLHQEFNQKSPDIVWASDFTYIKVSGKWYYLCIVMDLFSRKIISWNISARPDVTLVMTAFKKAYDKRKYPTGLMFHSDRGSQYTAFSFRQLLDSLNVVQSFSKKGYPFDNACCECFFKYLKKEETNRKTYYSLQELQLSVFEYIEGFYNSRRPHSSLGMLTPNEKEELFWNQA is encoded by the exons ATGTCCACAAGTAAAAATGGAACACGGTATGACGAGGACTTCAAACGTACTCTCGTTAACCTTTATCAATCTGGCGGTAAAACACAGGCTGTTCTCTGTAAAGAATACGGTGTTTCCCTAACCGCTCTTACCCGTTGGATCAAGCAATACTCAACCGTCAAAACGGATGATGGCGAGGTCTTGACCGCCAAACAAGTGAAGGATCTTCAAAAACGCAATGCTCAGCTTGAGGAGGAACTCCTCATACTAAAAAAAGCGA ATTGCCATCTTCACGCCACACTCCAGCAACGATTAGATGCTGTTCATAAGCTTCGTTTTCAGCATGACATAAAGATTCTTTGCAATGTATTAGGTGTAAACAGAAGTACCTATTATAAGCATTTTCACTCAGTACCTGCTGAACGCACCAAGGAAAATCAGGAGATAGCCAAACGGATTCTCCATATCTACGCCGATTATAACAAGCGTCTTGGTGCATATAAGATTACTTATGTCCTCCAGCGTGATCATGGCATTCACATCAGTGTTGGACGAGTGTACCGCCTGATGAAAACACTTCAATTACCACGAATGTCAACGGTGAAGCCATATCGTAACTATCGGCATAAAGATACTGGCAATTGCACCAATCATCTCCATCAGGAGTTCAACCAGAAATCCCCTGACATTGTCTGGGCAAGTGATTTCACTTATATCAAAGTTTCTGGGAAATGGTATTATCTCTGTATTGTAATGGATCTATTTTCTCGCAAAATCATTTCCTGGAACATTTCAGCAAGACCTGATGTCACTTTGGTAATGACTGCATTCAAAAAAGCTTATGATAAAAGGAAATACCCTACAGGCCTCATGTTCCACTCTGATCGGGGATCTCAATATACTGCATTTTCATTCAGACAGTTATTGGATTCTCTTAATGTAGTGCAGTCATTTTCTAAGAAAGGTTATCCCTTCGACAATGCCTGCTGTGAATGTTTCTTCAAATATTTGAAAAAAGAAGAAACCAACCGAAAAACCTATTACTCTTTACAGGAGCTGCAGCTATCTGTATTTGAGTATATTGAAGGTTTCTATAACTCCAGAAGACCACACAGTTCTCTTGGAATGCTAACACCCAATGAAAAGGAGGAACTCTTCTGGAATCAAGCTTAG
- a CDS encoding WYL domain-containing protein produces the protein MRTLSIAEQRNSKLHSVAEARKKWEQAKYTQKIIRVKLLCKSSIKAKCEEYLNGEIVEEYEGGEFLYEMNVPENEHFWYGTILAFADQAIVIEPPDLVERICLNCNQTLKQYEEV, from the coding sequence TTGAGAACGCTATCAATTGCAGAACAGAGGAATAGTAAATTACATAGTGTTGCTGAAGCAAGAAAGAAGTGGGAACAGGCTAAATATACGCAAAAGATTATTAGAGTGAAGTTATTATGTAAAAGTAGTATTAAGGCTAAATGCGAGGAATACTTAAATGGAGAAATTGTTGAAGAATATGAGGGTGGAGAATTTCTATATGAGATGAATGTTCCTGAGAATGAGCACTTTTGGTATGGGACCATACTAGCATTTGCTGATCAAGCTATAGTCATTGAGCCTCCTGATTTGGTAGAAAGAATTTGCTTGAATTGTAATCAAACATTAAAACAATATGAAGAAGTGTGA
- a CDS encoding RidA family protein: MSSIVRTNVNEEYAYSEIVEAGDFVFLSFCVGNVGASIENHVHGALNDMEKRLEKINLSLCNVVKMDVLLKDVWNIPIMEKVFKERFGSVYPARKTIQTEFAHIGGPDGLHVQIDAIAYKK, from the coding sequence ATGAGTAGTATTGTCAGAACAAATGTTAATGAAGAATATGCTTATTCTGAGATAGTAGAAGCAGGGGATTTTGTATTTCTAAGTTTTTGTGTAGGAAATGTAGGAGCCTCAATTGAAAATCATGTGCATGGTGCGCTAAATGATATGGAAAAACGTTTGGAAAAAATAAACTTGTCTTTGTGTAATGTGGTTAAGATGGATGTTTTACTTAAGGATGTGTGGAATATTCCGATTATGGAAAAAGTTTTTAAGGAGCGATTTGGTAGTGTATACCCAGCAAGAAAAACGATTCAGACAGAGTTTGCTCATATAGGTGGACCGGACGGTCTGCATGTTCAGATTGATGCAATTGCATATAAAAAATAA
- a CDS encoding transglutaminase-like domain-containing protein, with the protein MFDVYTGVIKMMKDFREDGMDITIKYLINDDYKDLLETYKLKEIVGNTEGDFNKAINLLKWISSNVYHYGNYKNHITNTAMDLFEYSFGKGEAYGINCRSLSLALTECLLAIGIKARTVYIMPFSPYDFDNHVVCEAFISEINKWVMLDPTYNLYATFNNIPLNILELRSLLADQEKVNFNDEANYNGTPINKDEVLTYYAKDLFRFMICEMQGKNVQDMDGRRIINITPCGYDVKYNTLANIDYRLKKWGNNDDLKAFRKSSETDSLIYKGLDILY; encoded by the coding sequence ATGTTTGATGTATACACTGGAGTAATCAAGATGATGAAAGATTTTCGTGAGGATGGTATGGACATAACAATAAAATATTTAATAAACGATGATTATAAGGATTTATTAGAAACATATAAATTAAAAGAAATTGTTGGTAATACAGAAGGAGATTTTAATAAGGCTATAAACTTGTTGAAATGGATTTCATCGAATGTTTACCATTACGGTAATTATAAAAATCACATAACAAATACGGCAATGGATTTATTCGAATATTCCTTCGGAAAGGGTGAAGCATACGGAATAAATTGCCGTTCTTTATCCCTCGCTTTAACGGAATGTTTACTTGCAATAGGTATAAAAGCACGCACTGTATACATAATGCCATTCTCACCTTATGACTTTGATAATCATGTTGTCTGTGAAGCTTTTATAAGTGAGATTAATAAATGGGTTATGCTTGATCCAACATATAATTTGTATGCCACTTTTAATAATATTCCATTAAATATACTTGAACTACGTAGCTTATTAGCAGATCAAGAGAAAGTGAATTTTAATGACGAAGCAAATTATAACGGAACCCCAATAAATAAAGATGAAGTATTGACCTATTATGCAAAAGATTTATTCAGATTTATGATTTGTGAGATGCAAGGAAAAAACGTTCAAGATATGGATGGACGAAGGATTATAAATATCACTCCATGCGGATATGATGTTAAATATAATACTTTAGCAAATATTGACTATCGTTTAAAAAAATGGGGGAATAATGATGATTTGAAGGCTTTTAGAAAAAGTTCAGAAACAGATAGTTTGATTTATAAGGGATTAGATATCTTATATTAA
- a CDS encoding alpha/beta hydrolase-fold protein → MKRNLKKTLSSLLILVMMAFSFTTPLGISAATLPVLPPSGFDGYKANVAHGTIQYINYYSNATKNTRRAKIYLPAGYSTSKKYSVMYLLHGIDGTEDDWTTRGGSVHYIMDNLIAEGKISPSIIVMPNCTAAASGVDKYENVTNDILYNLIPYVESNFSVYTDREHRAISGLSMGGGQSFNIGLPNLDKFAYIGTYSAAPNTYSNERLFPDGGVKAKQMLKLFFISYGSKDSLINFGTRVHTYADSKGIPNIYWLLDGRGHDWSVWKPSVWNFLQLLEERGFNAGSTTPTPTPTPTPPSGSVIYDYSVVSDWGSSFQGEITVKNNSNKTYNGWSLSFDYNSTINSLWGVDFVSQTGTKVVVKSPSWDMTLSPGETVTISFIASLGSNKNAPVNYSLN, encoded by the coding sequence ATGAAAAGGAATCTAAAGAAAACTTTAAGTTCTTTGCTCATCCTTGTGATGATGGCATTTAGTTTTACTACACCATTAGGCATATCGGCAGCAACGCTACCCGTTTTGCCGCCAAGTGGGTTTGACGGCTATAAGGCAAACGTAGCACATGGTACCATACAGTATATTAATTACTATTCCAACGCGACAAAAAACACTCGAAGAGCAAAAATCTATCTGCCGGCTGGATATAGTACCAGCAAGAAATATAGTGTTATGTATTTATTGCATGGTATTGATGGAACAGAAGACGATTGGACAACGAGAGGCGGAAGTGTACATTATATTATGGATAATCTGATTGCAGAAGGAAAAATCAGTCCGTCGATTATTGTTATGCCTAATTGTACTGCGGCAGCTTCTGGTGTTGATAAGTATGAGAATGTAACAAATGATATTTTATATAACCTTATACCTTATGTTGAAAGTAACTTTTCTGTTTATACAGACCGTGAACATCGTGCAATTTCAGGACTTTCTATGGGAGGAGGACAATCCTTTAATATTGGTCTTCCAAATCTGGATAAATTTGCTTATATAGGAACATACTCTGCGGCACCAAATACATATTCTAATGAACGTTTATTCCCGGATGGAGGTGTTAAAGCAAAGCAAATGTTAAAGTTGTTCTTTATTTCATATGGAAGTAAAGATAGTCTTATCAATTTTGGTACAAGGGTTCATACCTATGCTGATTCAAAAGGTATTCCTAATATCTATTGGCTCTTAGATGGAAGAGGACATGATTGGAGTGTTTGGAAACCAAGTGTATGGAATTTTCTGCAATTATTAGAGGAACGAGGCTTCAATGCAGGTAGTACAACACCTACCCCAACACCTACGCCTACACCTCCAAGTGGTAGTGTGATTTATGATTACTCAGTTGTCAGCGATTGGGGAAGCAGCTTTCAAGGAGAAATTACTGTAAAAAATAATTCCAATAAGACATACAATGGATGGTCATTATCCTTTGATTATAATAGTACAATAAATAGCCTTTGGGGTGTTGATTTTGTAAGCCAAACTGGTACGAAAGTTGTAGTAAAAAGCCCCTCCTGGGATATGACGTTATCCCCGGGAGAAACTGTTACAATCAGCTTCATAGCAAGCCTTGGAAGCAATAAGAACGCACCTGTTAATTATTCTTTGAATTAG
- the ltrA gene encoding group II intron reverse transcriptase/maturase → MKETKKCDESRQLNIKSGHLQKDRVELERYAKTPSISMTSKNRQNARSEYHYGLLEKIISNENLNEAFKRVKKNKGSHGIDEMGVDELLPYLKRHGEELKQSIVNGSYKPNAVRRVEIPKENGKTRPLGIPTVVDRVIQQAISQVLTPIFEKKFSENSYGFRPNRNAHQAILKCKEYMDEGYRWAVDIDLEKYFDTVNHDKLIGLIYKEVKDIRVIGLIRKYLNAGVMEKGLTTVTTEGVPQGGNLSPLLSNIMLHELDTELERRGLRFCRYADDCNVYVKSRKSAERVMKSITKFIEEDLKLKVNKEKSKVDRPWKLKYLGYTFYPKKGEMGIRVHPISVKKIKGKLKNLTGRSNAMSMEVRAMKLRQLMVGWVSYFKLADMRSTLKELDEWLRRRIRLCYWKQWKKIKTKYDNLVKLGALKWKAWEHANTRKGYWRISNSPILATTLTNKHLREQGFITLTERYLQVR, encoded by the coding sequence TTGAAAGAAACAAAGAAATGTGATGAAAGCAGACAACTGAATATAAAGTCAGGTCATTTGCAAAAAGATAGAGTGGAACTCGAAAGATATGCAAAGACGCCGAGCATTTCTATGACGTCAAAGAACAGACAGAACGCTAGAAGTGAGTATCACTATGGATTGTTAGAGAAAATCATCAGTAATGAAAATCTGAATGAAGCCTTTAAAAGAGTAAAGAAGAATAAAGGAAGTCATGGAATTGATGAGATGGGAGTAGATGAACTTCTACCGTATCTTAAAAGACATGGCGAAGAACTTAAGCAATCCATAGTAAATGGAAGTTATAAACCCAATGCCGTTAGACGAGTAGAAATACCAAAAGAAAACGGGAAAACAAGACCATTAGGAATACCGACTGTAGTAGACCGAGTGATACAGCAAGCAATATCACAAGTGCTTACCCCAATCTTTGAGAAGAAATTTTCAGAGAATAGTTATGGGTTTCGACCAAACCGAAATGCGCATCAAGCCATCTTAAAGTGTAAAGAATACATGGATGAAGGCTACCGATGGGCAGTAGATATCGATTTGGAGAAGTACTTTGATACTGTAAATCATGATAAATTAATCGGACTGATTTATAAAGAAGTAAAGGATATACGTGTAATCGGACTGATAAGAAAGTATCTAAATGCAGGAGTAATGGAAAAAGGTCTAACTACTGTAACCACAGAGGGAGTACCACAAGGCGGAAATCTGTCTCCATTACTTAGTAACATTATGTTACATGAATTAGATACGGAACTGGAAAGACGAGGATTGAGATTCTGTCGTTACGCAGATGATTGTAATGTATATGTCAAATCAAGAAAATCCGCTGAACGAGTTATGAAAAGTATCACGAAGTTTATTGAGGAAGACTTAAAACTCAAAGTAAATAAAGAGAAAAGCAAGGTAGACCGACCATGGAAACTAAAATACTTAGGATACACCTTTTATCCAAAGAAAGGTGAAATGGGAATAAGAGTTCATCCGATATCAGTCAAGAAAATAAAGGGAAAACTAAAGAACCTCACTGGAAGAAGTAATGCAATGAGCATGGAAGTTAGAGCAATGAAACTAAGACAACTAATGGTTGGCTGGGTAAGTTACTTTAAACTTGCAGATATGAGAAGTACCTTAAAAGAACTCGATGAATGGTTGAGGAGACGTATAAGACTTTGCTACTGGAAACAGTGGAAAAAGATTAAAACGAAATACGATAACTTAGTAAAGCTAGGTGCATTAAAGTGGAAGGCATGGGAACATGCGAATACAAGAAAAGGCTACTGGAGAATCTCCAATAGCCCAATCCTAGCTACAACTCTTACGAACAAACATCTTAGAGAACAAGGATTTATAACATTAACAGAAAGATATTTACAAGTAAGGTAA
- a CDS encoding toxic anion resistance protein: MNGEMPILTFDPFEEDVKEPSTLKHPEEKQKLQQLDESTLTAEEIKMVEDFSSKIDLTKSTQILQYGAGSQKKIADFSESALNNIRTKDLGEVGNMLSDVVIELKNFDADTEEKGIFGFFKKNVNKLNIMKTKYDKAEANINKICKVLETHQIQMLKDISMLDKMYELNKTYFKELSMYILAGKKKIVQVQEEELPKLVEKSSLSGLPEDAQAVNDLVAVINRFEKKIHDLELTRMISIQMAPQIRLVQGNDTLMTEKIQSTLVNTIPLWKSQMVLALGVAHSTQAAKAQREVTDMTNELLRKNAETLKMATIETAKESERGIVDIETLRTTNESLISTLDEVLRIQTEGRQKRKEAELELNRIETELKNKLLNLKN; this comes from the coding sequence ATGAACGGAGAAATGCCTATTTTAACCTTTGACCCTTTTGAAGAGGATGTAAAAGAACCCTCAACACTGAAGCATCCGGAGGAAAAGCAGAAGCTTCAGCAATTGGATGAAAGTACATTAACAGCAGAAGAAATAAAAATGGTAGAGGACTTTTCCAGTAAAATAGACCTTACAAAGTCCACGCAAATTCTCCAATATGGAGCAGGCTCCCAAAAAAAAATCGCTGATTTCTCAGAATCAGCCTTGAATAATATAAGAACCAAAGATTTAGGGGAAGTTGGGAATATGCTTTCTGATGTAGTAATCGAATTAAAGAACTTTGATGCAGATACAGAAGAAAAAGGAATTTTTGGTTTTTTCAAAAAAAACGTTAACAAGTTAAATATAATGAAAACGAAATATGATAAAGCTGAAGCAAATATCAATAAAATTTGTAAGGTTTTAGAGACACACCAGATTCAGATGCTTAAAGACATTTCCATGCTGGATAAAATGTATGAGCTGAATAAAACTTACTTCAAGGAGTTGTCCATGTACATTCTGGCAGGTAAAAAGAAGATTGTACAAGTTCAGGAAGAAGAACTGCCTAAATTAGTTGAGAAATCCAGCCTAAGCGGTTTACCGGAAGATGCACAGGCTGTAAATGACCTTGTAGCTGTCATAAACCGTTTTGAAAAGAAAATCCATGACTTAGAGCTCACCAGAATGATTTCCATACAGATGGCTCCGCAGATTCGTCTGGTACAGGGAAATGATACTTTAATGACTGAGAAAATTCAGTCAACTCTGGTTAATACAATACCACTCTGGAAAAGTCAGATGGTGCTTGCCCTTGGGGTTGCCCATTCTACCCAAGCCGCTAAAGCACAAAGGGAAGTTACTGATATGACAAATGAACTGTTAAGAAAAAATGCTGAAACTCTTAAGATGGCAACAATTGAGACAGCAAAGGAATCGGAACGGGGCATTGTTGACATAGAGACACTTCGCACCACCAACGAATCATTGATTTCCACACTTGATGAAGTTCTTCGCATACAGACTGAAGGCCGTCAAAAGAGAAAAGAAGCAGAACTTGAATTAAACCGCATCGAAACAGAGCTAAAGAATAAACTCCTTAATTTAAAGAACTAG
- a CDS encoding 5-bromo-4-chloroindolyl phosphate hydrolysis family protein → MNRKNFTDLGDEIKDIVQNAVNSRDFHQLNRDISHTVKGALEEVKSSLNSEYVRYRGKSGHSDDSIHEDKQNKPNHKNRESYKGRHYSKAAEDKSNPDMNYKRKKQYEAYKPSTWSKYTHTPMANQKQPYPYVPVGKTASILYTIFGSIGMSLFGTGAFILALIWLLAGGLNLLTISLSLLPFFFISGILLARGSFLRKRLRRFYRYMDFIKSHSYYSINDLSSALGLKRKYVIKDLRKMVTIGMFPEGRFDEQETCIMLNHESYKQYKELIKNVRMQEIQSNLKEHTDEQADSTASYTQEVRNAIEAGRACIQQIRDANDAIPGEEVSRKLDRLEEVVGKIFLYIEQHPSQLADIKKFMDYYLPTTLKLVNAYKEFDILSVQGDNISNTKNEIEETLTTINHAFENLLDSLYEDVTMDVSSDISVLETLLAQEGLTQKDFVSND, encoded by the coding sequence ATGAACAGAAAGAATTTCACTGATTTGGGAGATGAAATAAAAGATATAGTCCAGAATGCAGTGAATAGTCGGGACTTTCATCAATTAAATAGAGATATCAGTCATACTGTAAAAGGTGCATTAGAGGAAGTTAAGAGTTCTCTTAATTCAGAGTATGTCAGGTATAGAGGTAAGTCAGGGCACTCGGATGATTCTATACATGAAGATAAGCAGAACAAACCCAATCATAAGAACAGAGAATCTTATAAAGGGCGGCATTATAGCAAAGCTGCTGAGGATAAATCAAACCCTGATATGAACTACAAAAGAAAGAAACAATACGAAGCCTATAAGCCTTCAACTTGGTCAAAATACACACATACACCGATGGCAAATCAAAAGCAGCCATACCCCTATGTACCGGTAGGAAAAACTGCCAGTATTCTCTACACGATTTTTGGAAGTATCGGAATGAGCCTTTTTGGTACTGGAGCCTTTATTCTGGCTTTAATTTGGCTTCTGGCAGGTGGACTAAATCTGTTAACCATTTCTCTTTCCTTGTTGCCCTTCTTTTTTATCAGCGGCATCTTGTTAGCCAGAGGCAGTTTTCTAAGAAAAAGGCTGCGACGATTTTACCGTTATATGGATTTTATTAAGAGCCACTCTTATTATTCTATAAATGACCTTTCCTCTGCACTGGGGCTTAAGCGTAAGTATGTGATTAAGGATTTACGTAAGATGGTTACTATCGGCATGTTTCCGGAAGGAAGATTTGATGAACAAGAAACCTGTATTATGTTAAATCATGAAAGCTATAAGCAATATAAGGAACTAATAAAAAACGTTCGTATGCAGGAAATACAAAGCAATCTAAAAGAACATACGGACGAACAAGCAGATTCTACCGCTTCCTATACTCAAGAAGTAAGAAACGCCATCGAAGCCGGCAGAGCTTGTATACAGCAGATTAGAGATGCTAATGATGCAATTCCCGGTGAAGAAGTATCTAGAAAATTAGACCGTCTCGAAGAAGTCGTAGGCAAAATTTTTCTTTATATAGAGCAGCATCCCAGCCAGTTAGCAGATATAAAGAAATTTATGGATTATTATCTTCCTACCACTCTAAAGCTGGTAAATGCCTATAAAGAATTTGATATATTATCTGTACAGGGCGATAATATATCAAACACTAAGAACGAGATTGAAGAAACACTTACTACTATAAATCATGCTTTTGAGAATTTGTTGGACAGCCTTTATGAAGATGTAACAATGGACGTTTCCAGTGATATATCTGTATTGGAAACCCTTCTTGCGCAGGAAGGTCTGACACAAAAAGATTTTGTATCGAATGATTAA
- a CDS encoding LacI family DNA-binding transcriptional regulator has protein sequence MATLKDIAKEAGVSIMTVSNVINGKHSKVSSQTITLIQELVKKYNYVPNLSARSLSQKSSKLIAVFINTYEAGQNHFKDPYISELFGELEALIRQSGYYAIIRSVETAENVSTILQNWNVDGAIFISQQTEDAMNIILKNSKCPIVFIDSYNKTNPKAITVGVDDYKGGYIATKYLIANGHQRIAFSGCYSENNAIVSQRYQGYRNALRESGILYNEQNLIQTFTRYEDGIHIGRDLANHRYDVTAVFAAADLLALGIIEGAKLNGCIVPNDLSVIGFDNLDLCSFVTPKLTTVSQDVKKKADSAVELLLDAMNQVEIPSQNITLDVQLEVRQSVQKIL, from the coding sequence ATGGCTACTTTAAAAGATATCGCCAAAGAGGCTGGTGTTAGTATTATGACTGTATCCAATGTCATCAACGGAAAACATTCCAAAGTATCAAGCCAGACCATAACCTTAATACAAGAACTGGTTAAAAAATATAATTATGTACCAAATCTTAGTGCAAGGAGCCTATCCCAAAAATCTTCCAAGCTGATTGCAGTATTTATCAATACATACGAAGCAGGCCAGAATCATTTTAAAGATCCCTATATCAGTGAATTATTCGGGGAACTGGAAGCCCTGATTCGTCAATCCGGTTATTATGCAATTATTAGGTCAGTTGAGACAGCTGAGAACGTATCCACCATTTTGCAGAACTGGAATGTAGACGGAGCAATATTTATATCACAACAGACAGAAGATGCAATGAACATAATACTAAAGAATAGTAAATGCCCCATTGTTTTTATTGACAGCTATAATAAAACCAATCCAAAGGCTATTACGGTTGGTGTTGATGATTATAAAGGCGGATACATTGCTACCAAATATCTGATTGCCAACGGACACCAAAGAATTGCTTTTTCCGGATGTTACAGTGAAAACAATGCTATTGTAAGCCAGCGTTATCAGGGATATCGCAATGCTTTAAGGGAATCCGGAATACTATATAACGAACAGAATCTGATTCAAACCTTTACCCGCTATGAGGACGGAATTCATATTGGCCGCGACCTGGCAAACCATAGATATGATGTAACAGCAGTGTTTGCCGCTGCTGACTTACTTGCCCTGGGTATCATAGAAGGTGCAAAACTCAATGGCTGCATTGTTCCCAATGACTTGTCTGTTATCGGTTTTGATAACCTGGATTTGTGTTCATTCGTAACCCCAAAATTGACTACTGTATCACAGGATGTTAAAAAGAAAGCAGATTCTGCCGTGGAATTATTATTAGATGCAATGAATCAAGTTGAAATCCCTTCACAAAATATTACTCTTGATGTACAATTGGAAGTTCGTCAGAGTGTTCAAAAAATACTGTAA